In one window of Mucilaginibacter auburnensis DNA:
- a CDS encoding rhodanese-like domain-containing protein — MEISAATFDKLLKQRTQVNILDVREVIEFHTYNIGGVNLPLSRLYDNVDNTGFNKTDEIVVICKAGIRSKTAQAILLQNGYTNVKNLSGGLLAIQRLPQSL, encoded by the coding sequence ATGGAAATTAGTGCTGCGACCTTTGATAAGCTTTTAAAGCAGCGTACTCAGGTTAACATACTTGATGTGCGCGAGGTTATTGAGTTCCATACCTATAATATAGGGGGTGTTAATTTACCATTATCGAGGCTTTACGACAATGTAGATAATACCGGCTTTAACAAAACCGACGAGATTGTTGTTATATGCAAAGCCGGCATTCGCAGCAAAACAGCCCAGGCTATATTGCTGCAAAACGGCTATACAAATGTTAAAAATTTAAGCGGCGGACTCTTAGCTATACAAAGGTTGCCGCAATCATTATAA
- a CDS encoding PASTA domain-containing protein encodes MKKLIAYLKTSSFRKTVLMAVVTVIGIVLIAFFSLSYYTDHGSGVPVPSVKGLSIDQAVNKLEEQGFDFHVDTVYVGDKAPGTIIEQDPDAGTLVKEGRVIYLTMVTMQAPPVALPDIEQKPYINALSALSNAGLKIGDTTYTPDIARDVVLEVKLAGQVVRPGMKIPKGSRIDLVLGDGNGANEQDIPELIGQDLDAARFAVKGLGLTIGIITYQGTITDSTNLKVVDQFPKRTDSTTTTSIGTRINLTVSQGSVDGN; translated from the coding sequence ATGAAGAAATTAATAGCTTACCTTAAAACCTCATCATTCCGCAAAACAGTATTAATGGCTGTGGTTACGGTTATTGGTATTGTTTTAATAGCTTTTTTCAGTTTAAGTTACTATACTGATCATGGAAGCGGTGTTCCTGTACCGTCGGTAAAGGGATTGAGCATTGACCAGGCTGTAAATAAGCTGGAAGAACAAGGTTTTGATTTTCATGTAGATACTGTATATGTGGGCGATAAAGCACCCGGCACCATTATAGAACAAGACCCTGATGCAGGCACTTTGGTTAAAGAAGGCCGCGTAATTTACCTAACCATGGTAACCATGCAGGCACCGCCTGTTGCCTTGCCGGATATTGAGCAAAAGCCTTACATCAACGCATTATCTGCATTAAGCAACGCGGGTTTAAAAATTGGTGATACCACCTATACGCCGGATATTGCACGCGACGTTGTATTAGAAGTTAAATTGGCCGGACAGGTTGTTCGCCCGGGCATGAAAATTCCAAAGGGTTCACGCATTGATCTGGTTTTGGGTGATGGTAATGGCGCCAATGAACAGGACATTCCTGAACTAATAGGTCAGGATCTGGACGCGGCACGTTTTGCCGTAAAGGGTTTAGGGCTTACCATTGGAATTATCACTTACCAGGGAACTATTACAGACTCGACCAACCTGAAAGTAGTTGATCAGTTTCCTAAACGCACCGATTCTACTACCACTACCAGTATTGGAACACGTATTAATTTAACCGTTTCACAAGGCTCTGTTGATGGAAATTAG